From the genome of Capsicum annuum cultivar UCD-10X-F1 chromosome 4, UCD10Xv1.1, whole genome shotgun sequence:
gacttgcaagtcctatttctgagtcATATTataataagcatgatctttcattaaaacatagtttagaccacccaaacatgcaaatagtacaagagatttcatgttctgaagcataaatcaaaactatgcaaaaaaaaaaatcctttaaacatatggtggtcatgtgtttttggcaaaatcatgcactcttttcttatatgaatatttttcagcatttatcaacacaactaccctctcttttgaaatccaaatcttaatccaatcataacacaattcaagacattttaaccattcttttcaaggatgcattcaaaacatctatagcatataataagtaaaggaaaatcaaaacaaaggagggattttacataagtcatgctatcaattaaatcatcaaccttaaaacacaagcatacatatatatactatttcaaatcAATGTTGGAAAAGgtcaaaaaaacaaaacaataccGTTAAGATTTCTAAAAcgtgaatgtattcataaatctgataaccactttcttaaaatcatgctttctatgcccatgagattttaggaaaaccccgcgtacctctatttcgaagaataatgaatgattcttgaagcttacagattggggattccaaatctctaattatcttcaaaaactcacggttgaatcttgagttatgaggatttttagtttgaaaccctaatggagtttcttgagagattttgatgaaaataatcttactttggtgttcttgggattaaatcccgtgttagtGATGATAAGAGgttggagaagtaccattttacccttaatgagaaggAGTAAAAATATAATCGatgcccgattttatgggccacccgacgcgccactatcgcggtggctcactgaaaattgacgaatgggaaattgggatcctccgcgacgcgccactatcgcgaggttccactagaatttgacaattgctaattaaaccatctccgcgatgcgctaaacaccaaaatgacgatgttttacgactagcacaaaaatagccataacttcttcaccgagtgtccgttttggacgaatcttatatcgacggaaagcttattcagttatctacgtaatgaaaagttgaaatctacgGAATTCCACAGGAAAATAAGTGTAAATCATTCTAGAATCCAAAGCTTGacactttagggacaaaatttagctatgAAAAGTTTGGGGGCGTTACATCTTCCTTCCCGATTTGCTCTCCTCCATTAAAGCATGCAgctattttttttcacaatttcctctcctaaaatttctcccattttttttaaaattcattgatacatgtataaatttatttagttattgatACATGTTTAAGTTAATTTTAGTATGAAATTCGTcggtgatacatattttttttgttcatccgattgatacatatataaaaatattaattttctgaATACATTTTTATAGTGTAAcagtgattcatatgaatgacaCCTTTGTTATCAGTATATGGGTGATACATTTGTTGACAGtgtatgagtgatacattttgaTGTTAGATTATTGGTTATATATTTGTATTGACAATGTATGAGTGATAATTTGCAGTCAAATTATTGGTGATACATACATTTATTTCAACTATAAAAATGTATCACTAATATAAAAGATAACCTTTTTAAACTAATGCAAACAATATTAATATGAATCACAGAACTTTCATAAacatttaatatgaatcatataaaaaCCATAgaaatacaaccaaatgtatcACACATATTTCAGATGTATCATATAGTATTCCTCCGCCgccaaataataatttaaattttcagaTATATCACGTATTCAAATAATAATTCCTCTTCTCATTCTCTTCTTCATTCACTTCTGTCGACGACGTCGTACTAGTCTGAAACTCCGTGATTGCCCAGTTGCTACGTAACTCGAGAAGGAGCACTTACTTTTACGTCGGACTTACCAGAATCAGCGTCGGTCGTCAGATGTTATCGATTCCGACGTCAGTATTTTAGGTGGATGAAAGTGGTAACGTTAGGATAATTGTTGATTTCGGTACGGCGGTGACTCGATTACAGAGTAGTGTATACAATGCTCTACGTGAAACGTTCGTGAAATACACGTTCATGTAAGTGTTCCAACGGTTGTGTTTCATTTCTCTAGCGGCAAAACGCTGTCGTTGCACCCGACAAATTACCTAATACCGATAAGTTCGACAAAAAACTTTTACCAAATGTATCACACGGAAGAAGGAAGAAACTCAATTTGTTCacttgaaatttgaaagttgattggggatattgttgattttgtgaatCTCATTAATTCATTGTGTAACTGATTGTGCGTGATTTGTCCCACAGAATAAAAGAGAATATGTTACTCCCTTAAATAAACATCTAGTCAAttttaaatgtatcactttttatatgtatcaccttatagcatatgtatcacgaTTTCACAAAACCGAAATAAGATgtaattaatcaaataattagGAAAAAATGTAATACAATCACTTAAAGATTCAAAGATTTACGTAAGTTACCCCTTTTTCCAACCAACAAGGCCCTAAATAAACCTCACCTCCCTATTTATGAGGTTTCAAAGGCCACGCTTCATGAGGGCATTTTGAGGCATACCCAGCGAGCACCCGACACGGGAAGACGCTTAGCACGCGAGGGACAACTTTCTCCTCATAGTAGCAGCGTGATTCGTCTACGAGGTAGTTTATAGTTAATGTATTGTAGGTATGAGCTAGATGCACGTAATTTTAATAGTAATGTCGAGAGATTTCATGTCTTAGGCTTTCAAACGCGGTGTTTGGATGGACGGAAACGATAAGAATCCGGTTAGACTTCAATATTGTAGTGAATTGTCATTGCACTCAGCTGATGCAGTATTCGTGGATTGAATTCGTCGGAATTATAATCAGTCGAATGAGTACAATTACTTTACAAGTATAGCGTGGGATAAGCTGGATAAGAAGGGAGAAACTGGAGTAAACTAAGATTAATTAGGTTGCTCATAAGAACCCGTAACTTGCGTTAAGAAATGGTAAAGAAGAAGCGTAATGCGAAGTAAGAACTATGTTAGTAAAGCTACTCAAGTTTAAGTCAACCTTAAGGGTTAATTAAGTAGACGGGGCGGCTTGCAGGGTAGCCTAATAGCGAGGTACGTGAGAGGAAAAGTATTGTGAAATGGGTTGACAGAATTTCAAATGTAGGAGTAGAAAGGTCAAGCATTAGCGTTCCGGTTGAAAATGTTAGTAAGGAGTGCAAGAAAGGCTTAAAAGTATGAACAAGCGTCAGAATTAGAGATTGATGTGTCATATAATTGAGTACCTATATATGAACTCGTAGAGGTTATGTGAATATAGATATGAAGTTTAGGGTCATATCTATTATGTAACTTCAAGTTTTGGGTTaatgttataatttgatgtcaagtttagggtcatatttatgtattatgctaaTTTAAAAAGATTATTTTCTTCTATCAATTTATATTGGCAAAAAAATCTTAATTCCTGTCTTCAAGAACAATATTTATATGATTAGATTCCTAGTGCCAAACTATATATAGTACGTCCCAAGTGGTTGATGCATCAACTTACCAGTTTGCTGAATAttcataaaatatgaatttaagaGTGGGTTGGACATGCTTGTGGTCCTCTAATGGTGTACTATCACATTGAAGTGATAATAATTGACATTGTCTCTTACTTTGCACTCTAATCAAATAATTGATCATAGACGTAATATTTATAAAATTCCAATTATTTGAGATTTGTTTCTGACAGGTGTACTCCAAGTTAATTAGAGGACCAGAAAATGACTAAACACACTATTGATTTCCACAACTATCCAAAATCTTGGCCAAATTGCATGTCTTAGACGTAACACTATAGACTTGGAGTCAACCCTCTCGATCAACTCGCTTTTTTTTTGTTCCCGGCTGGTATTCGGTACTTATATTGGAGCCTCGACTGCAAGGCTCATTCGAGGGGTGACAGTACCAACAAGATTTATTTTCTCCGTATTCAGGGCTTGAATTTGAGTAGTCTCACCACTGCACCACAATCATGTTGGTAAATCACTTGCCTTTTGACACATGTTGGACTGATGGCGAAGTACCCGGATCAAAATAACGTAGCTGACTAATTTGAATTTGTACCCTATAAAACTCATGAAAGGAGGAGGTGCTCCTATCCTATCAAGATGTTTTATATACTCAGAACTTGAATCCGAACTTTTGGTCAAGAGTAGAGGAATCGTTTCAATACCACCACCAGAAGGTAAGATAAAACTACACTTACTAATAAAGTTTATTGGGATATCGAAATTACCCTTCCTTTCTAAACTAATGCTTGGGTCCAAATCAGTGGGTGCTTATGACAAACATTGTGATTGTGAGGAACCTATAACGTAATGGTTTGCTGGCCATATCCTTCTGTCTTGTTTCTCCAAAATTGGTCCCCCCAAAATACAGTGCTTATGACAAACTTTTACTTTCCAAATGCTGGAAGTAAGCTTCACGACGAGGCAATTTATAGCTTTCAAATCTTCGTGTGTGATAATGACTAGCTAGTAGAAACAAGACTAGTTCAGTGCCCTATTATAAAGGCTAGCTATGAAGTAACACAATTTCAAGACTCTGAATTAAATAGCACTAAATTAGCAACATTGATGGAAGCTAGTTTCTTCTTACTTCCCACTTTTGTGTACACGAGAtttctattacaacagatgtaaTCACTACAAATCAATTCACCTGATAGACGGTCAAATTGTTGTTTCACCTCGTGAAAACTGTTGCTCTCAAACGCACATGCAAGTATACACAGTCGAtaagtaataaagtaataataacgATTGCCATTCCACGGAGACTTATTATCAACTATTAACAACATTTAATTCATGTGAGTTATCAAATTGATTTTTCCCAAGGTAGTTGGTGATTAATTATACTACTGCAAGAGTTGTGAAACAAGCAATTGAATGAAACGAATAGGCAAGAGCAGACTGACGAAGTCAATAAGATATCTAAGGCTACGGTGAGCTAACAATTTAGTTGAATTATTTACTTAAATTGACTAACTGAGATATTTGGTTTATTAATTGCCAGAGTTAATATGATTCATGAGAATTTTCTATCTTCCTACCTCCCATGGTAGGGGTAATTATAGGGTCGAGCTACACAACGtatattgttggtgttgttgttgagAATTTTCTGAGTCCTTACTCGCCTATTCAAGTTAACCTAAAGTCAATATTTCTATCGAATTAAAATTAACAAGAATAGAAAAGTATCATTCTTTTGCTGTCAATTTGTTTTTAAAAGAATGAGCTACATAAATTGGGACATGGGAGTAATATATACATTCTAGTTAACTAAAAGCCAAATAGTTTGATGTGGTTAACTAGCAGCCAAATAGTAATATACATTCTAGTTAACTAGAAGCCAATATATACATTCTAGAAGCCAATAAAAACATTCTAGTTAACTAGAAGCCAAATAGTAATATGTACATTCTAGTTTACTAGAAGCCAAATAGTTTGATGTGGTTTTAAGGCCTTCAGAACTAGGTGGATTTGTACTGAAAAAGGTCAGGTTACCATCAGATATCTAAACCTGCATAAGTAGGTCCAGCCTTTTGGTGCAAAGAATTTATTCAATTCTAAAAACTCCCATTATAACTCTTGGGTTAAGTAGCATTTGATAAGAGCAATTCTTAATGTCTTCCAAGAATCTTGCTTTTGGTATATATCACTTGTTACTATGTTGACCAAAACTTGACTTTGGTTGTAAACTATTTTAGTATCCAAAGAGAAGGAGCATAGATCCAATGAAAAGTTTTCTGCTTATCTTTCACTTCTTGTTGCAGATATTGTTATGTGGCTTTCTATGCTCAATTTCTAATGCAAAAGATACTATCACTGCAACTGATTTTCTAACGGATGGTAAGACCATTAGTTCATCTGATGGATGCTTTGAGATGGGATTTTTTTCCCCGGCTAGTTTCACGAATAATTGGTATGTCGGTATATGGTACAAGCATTATGTACCTGACAAGTCCGTGGTATGGGTTGCCAATAGAGCAAATCCAATCACCAACACATCAGGTGCTATGTTGAAAATCGCCAATCCAGGACGACTTGCTCTTCTCACTGCTGCTAATACGATCGTGTGGTCTACTAATTCATCGAGGCCTTTGGCTGCGAAGAATCCTATTGCACAGTTGTTGAACTCGGGGAATCTTGTTGTAAGAGATGCAAATGATGCTAAAGTTGAGAACTTCCTGTGGCAGAGTTTTGATTATCCTACTGATACACTCTTACCAGGCATGAAGATGGGTAAGAACTTTGTGACTGGACAAGAATTTTACCTCTCCTCATGGAAGAACGAATATGATCCAGCTCCAGGGGAATATACATATCATTGTGATCCCACAGGATATCCTCAGGATGTCATgaggaaaggtaaagttaaggtGTTCAGTACAGGACCCTGGAATGGACTCCGCTGGAGTGGTGTACCAGGACTGACAAAAAATAACATTTATACGTTTAAGCTGGATTTTGATGAAAAGAAAGCATTTTACAGCTTCGCGCTTCTGGGTCCTGTTATGACCAAATTAACCATGAACAGTAATGGTGTGCTCCAGCGTTCATTGTGGGCTGAGAATAGACAGGAATGGCATGTTTACCTTTCTTCACCAGCAGATACTTGTGACAACTATGGAACATGTGGTGCATATGGTAGTTGCAACAACATACTCACTCCTGTGTGTAGCTGCTTagacaagtttgtacctaaagaTCCAAGAAATTGGGCAGTGACAAATTGGTCCGGTGGGTGTGTTAGAAGGAAACCCCTTAATTGCCAGAAGGGAGATGGGTTTCTCAAGTACTCTGGTATAAAGCTACCAGATACACAGTATTCATGGTTTGATGCGAGTATGACACTCCATGAGTGCAAGCAAACTTGCTTGAGGAATTGCTCGTGTATGGCTTATTCAGATCTTGATATACGCAATGGTGGAAGTGGCTGTTTGCTATGGTATGGCAACTTAATTGACATTCACGAATTACCTGGAGGACAGGACATTCACATAAGGATGGCTAACTCAGAGTTAGGTAACATTTATGAATTTAATCAAATATGGAGTGTTAGCTGAATGTTTGAACTTCCTAATTCTCAGATTTAGTTGTGTTTACTTAGATATTTGTTAAAAGTTCACACAGTATATGTTTCGCTCTTCCATGtctatttagtttattttagccccCATGTTTTGTTTTCTTTCAGGCTCGAAGAAAACAAAACTAGTTGTGTTGAGTCTCTCACTATTGATTGGAGCGACTGTGATTGGCCTGGTCATAGGGCTGTATATtcggaaaaagaagaagaagaggaagatgaaTCTCAAAGATGACCTAGACCTCCCACTGTTTGCCTTATCAATTCTAAATAAAGCAACCTCTAATTTCTCAGTCGAAAACAAGATTGGAGAAGGTGGATTTGGATCTGTTTACAAGGTAACATTGTAAGTTTATGAATCATTCTTCTTCAAGGAAATAATATTTACTACGATTGACAGTAAGCAGATGATACTTTTGAATCACTAAACcagctacaacaacaacatacccagtttaGACctacaaagtgaggtctggggatgTTAGAGTGTTCACAGACCATATCTCTACCTCATAGATGAGGCAATCACTAAGCCAGCTATATGTTGATGTTATAGGGAATCCTAGAAGGAGGACAAGAAATAGCTATAAAGAGGCTCTCCAAGTCTTCCTCGCAAGGAGTTAACgagttcaagaatgaagttattTGCATTGCCAAACTTCAGCATCGAAATCTTGTGAAGCTTATAGGTTGCTGCATTGCAAGAGGAGAAAAAATGCTGGTTTATGAATACATGCGCAACAGAAGTCTAGATCTCTTCATATTTGGTCTGGTTTCACTCGCTAAACATAAAAAACCTCTATTAGTACACATAGTAAAGTTGATAATTTGTTCACATTTTAGCTGCAATCTCTAGCAACATTATCAGTGTTCTAACAGAGGACCTGTTAACAGATGAAACGAAGAGCTTGTTACTCGACTGGCCTAAGCGCTTCAACATCATCAATGGAATTGCTAGAGGACTTCTGTATCTGCATCAAGATTCTCGGCTAAGAATTATCCACAGAGATCTCAAAGCTAGTAACATTTTGTTAGATGCGGACATGAACCCCAAGATCTCGGATTTTGGCATAGCTAGAAGTGTTGTAGGGAATGAGACTGGTGCTAATACACACCATGTGGTTGGGACACAGTAAGAAACTTAATACTACTCACCTTTTAGCATTTATATTATGTATAATATCCTTTGCTTAACACTATTTTATGTTTAATATATGATGCAGTGGCTACATGTCCCCAGAGTATGTAGTCCATGGTGTTTTCTCTGTAAAATCAGACGTGTTTAGCTTTGGTGTGTTAGTTCTAGAGCTAATTAGTGGTCGGAGAAACAGAGGATTTTCCCATGAAAGTCACAGTATCAACCTTCTCGGACATGTAAGTCTTTTAACCGATGATAGTTAAACTGCATTGGACTTAAATCCATTAGACACACAACTGCTACATGTTTCTTGATTATGTACTGATTGTGTTATGGACAGGTATGGAAACTTTACAAAGAAGGTAGACCATTGGAGCTAATTGATGCACATCTAACAGATTCGTGCTATATTTCTGAATTGCTACGCTTAATCCATGTCGCTCTATTATGTGTACAACAATGTCCAGAAGACAGGCCAGACATGCCCACAGTGATCTTGATGTTGGCTAATGATGCTATTTTGCCTGAAGCTAAGGAACCTGGTTTTTTCACAGAAAGCAAAGTTACATCTGAATATTCTACAAGCATGTGTTCAACAAACGAAATTACCGTCACGCTGTTAGAACCTCGGTAAATTTTGTATCATAGAACCTTGGTGTACATCAAGCTTGATAGTTAGACCCtttgttgagttttttttttttttttttttttgctgataTTTGAATCTATGTATTTATCAAATTGATCCAGAAACCAACTTTGCATGAAGTATTATTAattatggatttcttttctcaaatCTAGCTACGGATTATGATGAGGAAAACCTAGATTGACTCCATAGTGTTCAATGGAGGCTAAAGTTAGGTAAAGTAATCTCCTCTTTAGTTCCTTAGCTTCCCTCCTAACTTTTGCATCTTGTTGAAAGATGTAAAGAGAAACAGTGTTTAGTGATGTAAACCCATAGTTGCCTATGATATGGGATCTGTTATTAGTAGTTAAGCATTTCACTTAACAGCAAGTAATATATGTGAGAAATTTTGTTGAAAGATGTAAAGAGAAACAGTGTTTTGTGATGTAAAGCCATAGTTGCCTATGTTACATGGGATCTGTTATCAACATGAGTATATCGAAGTAAATGAAAATCCATATAAAACAAATCAACACAATGAGAATCTACAAGAACAGAAGAAGACATGGTTGATGGCTTTTAGAAGCTCCAGTCCTGTAGTACTCCAAAGTAGAGAGTATCAGTTATGTTGTTCCTTTTCTCCGAATTTAAGATCAGTTTTGTTGTTACCTTTTTCTGAATTTAGGACATTAATTAGCTGCAGTCCCAGTTACACAGGCGAACATCAAGCAGTCACTAGATTAACAACTAGAATGATAGCAAAATGACTTGATGGAAGTCATGAAACCGCCAAGACTAGAGTGATTGGAAGGATTTCAACTCTAATTTCTTATTTTCCTGCCAGGAAATGTACAACGATACCCAAAAAAGCTAGAATAAACAAAATCCTCTGATAGATTAACCTGCAAGTATTTCAACTATAATAACTGTAAAAACATCATTCTCTAACAGAAGGTTTCAGTATTCATGGAACTATCATCTGTACAAAAACTCGAAAACGTTCATCGAGAGAGAGATAATCTGCAAATTTCCAAAAATCTTGCAGCTCCAGGAGAGCTTATTTGAACTATCTCCTGTGTATACTAAAGGTCTCTAATTCATGATTCTTGTGCCTTTCCTCCATAAAATTAAGAAGCTAGAGGAATCACGACTAGTAATATTCCCGCATGTAAATACCCAGAAATTCATATACTTGATTATGATTCTCCAATTTTCAACATATGTTGAACCCATTAAGCAGATAGATGGACAGGGCTTTTTCCTATAAGCAACAAGGTGTCAAGATCATTTTAAAAGTTTTGCAAGATAATAAAAATTGTTGCATAATAGTCATTTAGAAAATTGAACCTGGTTTAAGTTCTAGGTCTTCAAGCCTGCAGTTGTTATGATCTGGGGGCATAGGATCACCCAGCGTGCGGGACTTGCATTTGAACTGAGTATAAGCTAATTTGAGTTTCTCATGGATATCTTTCATTTTCCCATCTTGCTCATCCTGTCGGTCCATTTCAATAAGGATCTGTGGAGATGAACACATGGCATAAGAGACATATAATGGAATATATTCTTAACTGAATGTAGCAATTAAATTATACCTGAGCAGGGATGTGCTTGAATAATGGTTGAAACCTTTGCCTGCAATACTCGTTGAAAAGGAGTGTCAAGATTATAAGCGGAATTACAAAGCTAGACGCAACTGTAGACTTTTTTAGTCCAAAGACTGCCATGGCTATAACTTGCATCAGCACCATTGAGAAAATTGTTGTGTTGTGCACAATAGGCCAATAAGTTCCTCCAGTTTCATATTTTGTTACATATACATTAAGGATCTGAAAGTTTCACGAATTGGTGTTACAAATATAGGCTACAACAGTTGATGCAGACATAGATATTCAGGTTAGCGATTAATTAAAAACCTTTCTTGACATGTCCTTCCACTTGGATGACTTTCTGTTCTTTTTCCGAACAATTCAAGATAACATCCACTTTCTTTagtaaaaaacatatttttttcataaatctatTATTCTTAACTGTCAGATCAACAGATCCTTGGTTATGACTATCACATTAACCTTGGTAAGTAGGACTTTTTTTTGTTGCCTTATGCATCATCTTGTTGCTTTTGGAACTAAAAGCCTTTCCTTTTCATGCACAATTTCGTTAGGAAATTTCAGAAGTCAGAACATTGGGGTTCTCACAGAACTAGATCTAATAATCTAAGATAATCAACGGAGCTTCTTGCTGCTACCTAATCTGTTCATGACATTTTTTGGCTGTTTATTTCAAGTAGATATAAGACAAGGTTGCACAATCTTTGAAATACTGAAAGGTAAAAGCAAAACCACTGGATCACTAAATGCTCAGAGTAATACTAATTGTGTACCAAACTTGACTGAGTGGATATTACTTGgtaatcatatttataaggtCTCGTGATTTTATTTTAATCCTATTGAACGTAACTGTGGGTGCAACATAAAAACTTTTAGACAAATTTATTCAATGTAGCTACAAAAGCACAACTCAAACGCAGCTAACATCTCCAGAGgcattatttttcataaatttcacacaAATGAAAAATGAGAAATGCAAGCAATTTAGAGGAGAGAAGCAAGAAGCTCATTGACTTTCAAAATATTAAGGCAAGAAAAGTTATCTTGAATAATCCGCCTTACAAAATCCAGGCACAgcttgatttttccttttttcttattATTGACTCAAGAAATTAGTGGCTGTTTTTTATGATCCTTAACCAATACATTTCAGctgttaaataaaacaaaattggACACATAAAAGGAGATTAAGAATAGATGAAATAATTCAGAAGGGGATGTTTACCTGATTACGGTATACAAGATAAGCAAGGGAAAAATAAACCAGCAAGAATGGCAGTATCAAAGGACACAATGTAGAATACACAAAGCCAAAAAGCCCAAATAGAAGGATCCTTGGAACTTCTGTGTGGTATGGAAAAGTATATGTGCCGTATGTAGTGACATCATTGTTTCTGAGAATAAACCTGTAGAATAAGTTCCTGAGTAAACCAAATGGTTGCATGAGTTCGATTGATAGACTTGCCCAGCCTGATGTCAAAACATAAGTCATAAAAAAGGTGGCCTGcgcaaaaaaattaaactaatcaTCACATTTGGTGAATTCTTCCAGTAGCAAGGTGAAGGTTAAGGGATGAAAACAGGGCAGTTCATTGTGTAGGGGAAGTACTCGAATAAGGAAATTTAAACAGAAAGGTAAAAGAGAACGCAGGTGTAGTTTTCCAAAAGTATCCCATTTCCTAATCAGACAGCTTAGAGGCAGTGATAACACATTACTCGATGCAGTTTGTGATTTAATTCCTCTTAGATTCTCATCACAAGTAGGACTAGTGGAAGTTCTTTATCATATCTAATGATGTAGAAAAATCGATATGTACCTTCAATGAGGAACTAGTACCTTTCTGTCTTTTTCCTTCTCACCCTATTAATCCAGAATATAATGTGGTGCAACCGATAAGTGAGTTTCTCCTACCACATGAATGAATATTAACTACACTAAAGAAGGTTAACTCTCTAGCAAGTAGCACCCAAAATCCCAGTAAATGTTAAAATAACCCTAGTATTAGCATTGCTGTATTCTCTAAGGAAGCACTAATAGAAACGTGAtgaatttctaaaatcaaatatttgtaGGTTCAATATTT
Proteins encoded in this window:
- the LOC107867279 gene encoding G-type lectin S-receptor-like serine/threonine-protein kinase At4g27290, coding for MKSFLLIFHFLLQILLCGFLCSISNAKDTITATDFLTDGKTISSSDGCFEMGFFSPASFTNNWYVGIWYKHYVPDKSVVWVANRANPITNTSGAMLKIANPGRLALLTAANTIVWSTNSSRPLAAKNPIAQLLNSGNLVVRDANDAKVENFLWQSFDYPTDTLLPGMKMGKNFVTGQEFYLSSWKNEYDPAPGEYTYHCDPTGYPQDVMRKGKVKVFSTGPWNGLRWSGVPGLTKNNIYTFKLDFDEKKAFYSFALLGPVMTKLTMNSNGVLQRSLWAENRQEWHVYLSSPADTCDNYGTCGAYGSCNNILTPVCSCLDKFVPKDPRNWAVTNWSGGCVRRKPLNCQKGDGFLKYSGIKLPDTQYSWFDASMTLHECKQTCLRNCSCMAYSDLDIRNGGSGCLLWYGNLIDIHELPGGQDIHIRMANSELGSKKTKLVVLSLSLLIGATVIGLVIGLYIRKKKKKRKMNLKDDLDLPLFALSILNKATSNFSVENKIGEGGFGSVYKGILEGGQEIAIKRLSKSSSQGVNEFKNEVICIAKLQHRNLVKLIGCCIARGEKMLVYEYMRNRSLDLFIFDETKSLLLDWPKRFNIINGIARGLLYLHQDSRLRIIHRDLKASNILLDADMNPKISDFGIARSVVGNETGANTHHVVGTHGYMSPEYVVHGVFSVKSDVFSFGVLVLELISGRRNRGFSHESHSINLLGHVWKLYKEGRPLELIDAHLTDSCYISELLRLIHVALLCVQQCPEDRPDMPTVILMLANDAILPEAKEPGFFTESKVTSEYSTSMCSTNEITVTLLEPR